A window from Calliopsis andreniformis isolate RMS-2024a chromosome 7, iyCalAndr_principal, whole genome shotgun sequence encodes these proteins:
- the Tmem214 gene encoding transmembrane protein 214, translating into MSSGGWELVGRNKKDKSNGKVNKLTKAEKKKFIENAPKVEDFLPLSQVKTLYDNLDNNKENKKPSKEKESKTKENEEKKKQQKQQVDKKKQEPKEKPPKSIKDALNAIDLEELQDVLASGQIRFPEGPLIWLKDLAAYLNVKIPIDKEDPTFSGKPKDYPLSIVPKQIRSVLEKAIEMAGKKTAQIFYENTLTTIATDMVKGSPIVGHKIFLQLLGSINPEITIANIPKLISVRNSYQNRKAVGLSLLWALSQAGRKNLAVGLKVWHEVMSPMLETKSYSSYVAQILNDLVFGHENFHDLKPELYLDIVEDTCSGKLNIPTTVGREINNSIEKLRSILFKNKNISYVKLFELLMGKITQKVHASYRDELTKALVDCLATDPLCFSVWRSLHAKNLYQSQLLLTYIDAKWSTLPASLKTKCLKETCIVFQTSNERWKKGRDENLANSCNKICKGLLGKMTVSSNKKFPWGKGVILLLLLSAAIMSYDVHRHGSFKESSTVKFYKNSGLSEHMHKTWIAIQEYSSKVHEFIKASSPEYYKATVEVCKPYVKLAGDVFLVMKNVSFKIYDNAVAYSKEKGPVVIQTIEHYVPGITDEIRLRSSQGLELLKVYSNVCIEKVSEHSIAILQWLQHNVFVGKLSPENLQSYASKAIDTTQSLASQTYDWVYEKVQTLSKVP; encoded by the exons ATGTCATCTGGCGGCTGGGAATTGGTTGGAAGGAACAAAAAGGATAAAAGCAATGGAAAAGTGAACAAACTTACTAAGGCCGAAAAAAAGAAATTCATCGAAAATGCGCCGAAAGTGGAGGACTTTC TTCCCTTGAGCCAAGTGAAGACTCTGTATGATAATTTGGataataataaagaaaataaaaaaccatCGAAGGAAAAAGAAAGTAAAACAAAGGAAAATGAAGAGAAGAAGAAACAGCAGAAACAACAGGTGGATAAGAAGAAACAGGAACCTAAGGAGAAGCCTCCAAAGTCTATAAAGGATGCTTTGAATGCT atcgatctagaggagctccAAGATGTTTTGGCCTCTGGACAAATCCGATTTCCTGAAGGTCCATTGATCTGGTTGAAGGATCTTGCTGCATATCTCAATGTAAAAATACCTATTGACAAAGAGGACCCAACCTTCTCTGGAAAACCAAAAGACTATCCCTTAAGCATAGTACCTAAGCAAATCCGCTCCGTTTTAGAAAAGGCCATTGAAATGGCAGGGAAAAAAACAGCACAAATTTTTTATGAGAATACCTTAACTACTATAGCTACAGATATGGTGAAGGGATCACCCATTGTGggccataaaatatttttacaacTTTTGGGATCTATTAATCCTGAGATAACCATTGCTAACATTCCTAAGCTGATTAGTGTAAGGAATTCTTATCAAAACAGGAAAGCTGTGGGCTTGTCTTTATTGTGGGCTCTGTCCCAAGCTGGCAGAAAAAATTTAGCTGTGGGTTTGAAAGTATGGCACGAAGTAATGTCCCCTATGCTGGAAACAAAAAGTTACTCTAGTTATGTAGCACAAATCCTTAATGACCTTGTGTTTGGACACGAGAACTTCCATGATCTTAAGCCAGAATTGTACCTCGACATTGTCGAAGATACATGTTCTGGGAAGCTTAATATTCCTACGACTGTGGGTAGAGAAATCAACAACAGCATCGAAAAATTAAGA tcaatattatttaaaaacaaaaatataagTTATGTGAAGCTATTTGAATTATTAATGGGGAAGATTACTCAAAAAGTACATGCTAGCTATAGAGATGAATTAACAAAGGCACTTGTAGATTGTTTGGCTACAGACCCTCTTTGTTTCTCAGTTTGGAGATCTCTTCATGCCAAAAATTTATACCAATCTCAGCTTCTTTTAACTTATATCG ATGCCAAATGGAGCACTTTGCCTGCAAGTTTAAAGACAAAGTGTTTGAAAGAAACGTGTATAGTATTCCAGACATCCAACGAAAGATGGAAAAAAGGCAGAGATGAAAATCTcgctaatagttgtaataaaatATGCAAG GGTCTACTAGGAAAAATGACAGTTTCATCTAATAAGAAATTTCCTTGGGGAAAGGGAGTTATTTTGTTATTACTTTTGTCTGCTGCTATTATGAGTTACGATGTACACAGACATGGTAGTTTTAAAG AGTCCAGTACAGTTAAGTTCTACAAGAACAGTGGATTGTCTGAACACATGCACAAGACATGGATTGCGATACAAGAATATTCTTCTAAGGTGCATGAATTTATAAAAGCTAGTTCACCAGAATATTATAAAGCAACTGTCGAAGTGTGTAAACCTTATGTGAAGTTGGCTGGAGACGTTTTCCTTGTAATGAAAAATGTTTCTTTCAAAATTTATGATAATGCTGTAGCGTACAGTAAGGAGAAGGGACCTGTGGTTATACAAACA ATTGAACATTATGTTCCTGGGATAACAGATGAAATTCGCTTAAGGAGCAGTCAAGGTTTGGAATTATTGAAAGTTTATTCAAATGTGTGCATAGAAAAAGTTAGTGAACATTCGATTGCGATACTTCAGTGGTTGCAACACAACGTTTTTGT TGGGAAACTAAGTCCAGAAAATTTGCAAAGTTATGCCTCAAAAGCCATTGATACAACGCAATCATTAGCGAGTCAAACGTATGATTGGGTGTACGAAAAGGTGCAAACACTGTCTAAAGTTCCATGA
- the LOC143181845 gene encoding deoxyribonuclease TATDN1 isoform X1: MFRARMSNLRKFIDIGANLADPMYQGIYHGSQKHQPDLDKVLERSWNNNISKIIITAGNIEESKKALEIARTDGRLFSTVGCHPTRCNEFEESGDPEAYLKSLSNLAVDNKDKIIAIGEIGLDYDRLQFCSKDVQKKYFEMQLSLCSTLKLPMFLHCRNASEDFVRILRKHKDTLTAGVVHSFDGNPEEANSILQMGLYIGINGCSLKTEENLFAVTTIPSDRLMIETDCPWCEIRPSHASAKDVITHFPSSKKEKWQPNQMVKGRNEPCTIVQILEVLARIRDEEEEYLCNQIYKNTMKVFFPHEL; this comes from the exons ATGTTTAGAGCAAGAATGAgtaatttaagaaaatttataG ATATTGGAGCAAATTTAGCGGATCCTATGTACCAAGGAATTTACCATGGGTCACAGAAACATCAGCCAGACTTAGATAAAGTTTTAGAACGGAGTTGGAATAATAATATCTCAAAAATTATAATCACTGCCGGTAATATAGAAGAGAGTAAAAAGGCCCTCGAGATAGCACGAACAGATG GCAGATTATTTTCAACAGTTGGTTGTCACCCAACTCGTTGTAATGAGTTCGAAGAAAGTGGTGATCCAGAGGCCTACCTCAAATCATTGTCCAACCTAGCTGTAGATAATAAAGATAAAATTATTGCTATTGGTGAAATAGGGCTAGATTACGATAGGTTACAATTTTGTTCCAAGGATGTGCaaaagaaatattttgaaatgcaGTTATCCTTGTGTTCTACTTTAAAATTACCAATGTTTCTGCATTGTCGTAATGCTAGTGAAGATTTTGTAAGGATTTTGAGAAAACACAAAGACACACTAACAGCTGGCGTTGTGCACTCCTTTGATGGCAATCCAGAAGAGGCTAATTCTATATtacaaatgggattatatattggTATTAATGGATG TTCTCTTAAAACGGAGGAAAACCTTTTTGCTGTCACAACTAtaccatcagacagattaatgatAGAGACTGATTGTCCATGGTGTGAGATAAGACCAAGTCATGCATCTGCAAAAGATGTAATTACGCATTTCCCATCTAGTAAAAAAGAAAAGTGGCAGCCTAATCAAATGGTTAAAGGGAGAAATGAACCATGTACCATAGT TCAAATTTTAGAAGTACTTGCAAGGATTAGGGACGAAGAAGAGGAATATTTGTGTAATCAAATATATAAAAACACAATGAAGGTCTTTTTTCCTCATGAATTGTAA
- the LOC143181845 gene encoding deoxyribonuclease TATDN1 isoform X2, whose translation MYQGIYHGSQKHQPDLDKVLERSWNNNISKIIITAGNIEESKKALEIARTDGRLFSTVGCHPTRCNEFEESGDPEAYLKSLSNLAVDNKDKIIAIGEIGLDYDRLQFCSKDVQKKYFEMQLSLCSTLKLPMFLHCRNASEDFVRILRKHKDTLTAGVVHSFDGNPEEANSILQMGLYIGINGCSLKTEENLFAVTTIPSDRLMIETDCPWCEIRPSHASAKDVITHFPSSKKEKWQPNQMVKGRNEPCTIVQILEVLARIRDEEEEYLCNQIYKNTMKVFFPHEL comes from the exons ATGTACCAAGGAATTTACCATGGGTCACAGAAACATCAGCCAGACTTAGATAAAGTTTTAGAACGGAGTTGGAATAATAATATCTCAAAAATTATAATCACTGCCGGTAATATAGAAGAGAGTAAAAAGGCCCTCGAGATAGCACGAACAGATG GCAGATTATTTTCAACAGTTGGTTGTCACCCAACTCGTTGTAATGAGTTCGAAGAAAGTGGTGATCCAGAGGCCTACCTCAAATCATTGTCCAACCTAGCTGTAGATAATAAAGATAAAATTATTGCTATTGGTGAAATAGGGCTAGATTACGATAGGTTACAATTTTGTTCCAAGGATGTGCaaaagaaatattttgaaatgcaGTTATCCTTGTGTTCTACTTTAAAATTACCAATGTTTCTGCATTGTCGTAATGCTAGTGAAGATTTTGTAAGGATTTTGAGAAAACACAAAGACACACTAACAGCTGGCGTTGTGCACTCCTTTGATGGCAATCCAGAAGAGGCTAATTCTATATtacaaatgggattatatattggTATTAATGGATG TTCTCTTAAAACGGAGGAAAACCTTTTTGCTGTCACAACTAtaccatcagacagattaatgatAGAGACTGATTGTCCATGGTGTGAGATAAGACCAAGTCATGCATCTGCAAAAGATGTAATTACGCATTTCCCATCTAGTAAAAAAGAAAAGTGGCAGCCTAATCAAATGGTTAAAGGGAGAAATGAACCATGTACCATAGT TCAAATTTTAGAAGTACTTGCAAGGATTAGGGACGAAGAAGAGGAATATTTGTGTAATCAAATATATAAAAACACAATGAAGGTCTTTTTTCCTCATGAATTGTAA